Proteins found in one Cricetulus griseus strain 17A/GY chromosome X, alternate assembly CriGri-PICRH-1.0, whole genome shotgun sequence genomic segment:
- the LOC113837527 gene encoding MLV-related proviral Env polyprotein-like: MDRTPHSKSFKDKTLSYTLLLIGCLFTPHVATNPHRVYNITWKIANLGTGEIANLSTYIGTLHDGFPPLYVDLCDLVGSDWDPSDQEPFPGYGCHHPGGRIGTRSKDFYVCPGHKPTHGCGGPQEGYCARWGCETTGEAYWKPSSSWDFITLKRREIPGYAGKGPWRCGQRACGPCYDSAGGGGFQGATPGGKCNPLILRFTDAGKRTTWDSPKVWGLRLHRAGKDPVTLFSLYRQITPLSQQSVGPNIVIADQRSPTHFQVPKPPTVPKAITPTPGAVTFSPTPDALNIEITRDPPGTRDRLLQLIQGVYQALNFSDPNKTQECWLCLVSRPPYYEGVAILGNYSNQTSAPTSCGAAMQHKLTISEVSGKGLCIGRIPSSHQELCNQVEPLSQDSRYLVAPYGTYWACSTGLTPCVSTTVLNTTIDFCILIELWPKVTYHQPEYVYSVLEKSTRYKREPISFTVALLLGGITVGGIAAGIGTGTVALQGINHFKLLQQAMHTDIQVLEESISALEKSLTSLSEVVLQNRRGLDLLFLQEGGLCAALKEECCFYADHTGIVRDSMAKLRERLKQRQQLFESQQGWFEGWFAKSPWLTTLISTLMGPLVILFLILIFGPCILNKLTQFIRERLSVVQALVLTQQYHQLKQIDPEYLETSE; the protein is encoded by the coding sequence ATGGACCGCACACCGCACTCAAAATCCTTTAAAGATAAGACTCTCTCGTACACCCTCCTGTTGATTGGTTGTCTGTTTACCCCCCATGTAGCAACTAACCCCCACAGGGTTTATAATATCACCTGGAAAATAGCCAATCTAGGGACCGGGGAAATAGCCAACCTCAGCACTTATATAGGGACTCTACATGATGGGTTCCCTCCTCTCTATGTCGACCTATGTGACTTAGTAGGGTCTGATTGGGATCCCTCTGACCAGGAACCATTCCCAGGGTACGGATGCCACCACCCTGGGGGAAGGATAGGAACAAGAAGCAAGGATTTTTATGTTTGCCCCGGCCATAAACCAACTCATGGCTGCGGGGGGCCGCAGGAAGGGTACTGTGCAAGATGGGGATGTGAAACCACAGGGGAGGCTTACTGGAAACCCTCTTCCTCTTGGGATTTCATCACTCTCAAACGGAGGGAGATCCCAGGGTACGCAGGGAAAGGACCATGGAGATGTGGGCAAAGAGCCTGCGGACCTTGTTATGATAGTGCCGGAGGGGGAGGTTTTCAAGGCGCCACCCCCGGAGGAAAATGCAACCCTCTCATCCTAAGGTTCACAGATGCTGGAAAAAGAACTACTTGGGATAGTCCTAAGGTCTGGGGACTCAGGCTGCACCGAGCAGGGAAAGATCCGGTGACTTTATTCTCCCTGTACAGACAAATTACTCCCCTAAGCCAACAATCAGTCGGGCCAAACATAGTAATAGCGGACCAGAGATCCCCAACCCATTTTCAAGTCCCTAAACCCCCTACCGTTCCTAAAGCTATCACTCCTACACCAGGTGCTGTcaccttctcccccaccccagatgCCCTAAACATCGAGATAACCAGAGACCCTCCAGGTACCAGAGATAGATTATTACAATTAATCCAAGGAGTTTACCAAGCCTTAAATTTTTCAGACCCCAACAAGACTCAGGAATGCTGGTTATGCCTAGTTTCCCGGCCCCCATATTATGAAGGCGTGGCAATACTGGGCAACTACTCCAACCAGACCTCAGCACCTACCAGTTGCGGAGCTGCTATGCAGCACAAGCTCACAATATCTGAGGTCTCAGGAAAGGGGCTATGCATAGGCAGGATTCCTTCCTCACATCAAGAATTATGTAACCAAGTAGAGCCATTATCTCAGGACAGCCGATACCTTGTTGCCCCTTATGGAACTTATTGGGCTTGCAGTACTGGGTTGACTCCCTGTGTCTCTACCACTGTTCTCAACACCACCattgacttttgtatattgatagaACTTTGGCCCAAAGTCACATACCACCAACCTGAATATGTTTACAGCGTACTAGAGAAATCAACCCGATATAAGAGGGAGCCAATATCCTTTACCGTGGCCCTATTATTAGGAGGAATAACAGTGGGGGGCATAGCAGCCGGCATAGGGACCGGAACCGTTGCCCTACAGGGAATTAATCATTTTAAGCTTCTACAACAAGCCATGCACACGGATATCCAGGTCCTAGAAGAGTCAATCAGTGCACTCGAGAAATCTTTAACATCACTCTCTGAGGTGGTCCTGCAGAACAGACGAggattagatttattatttttacaggaAGGGGGGCTATGTGCTGCCCTCAAGGAAGAATGCTGCTTTTATGCAGATCATACAGGAATAGTTAGGGATAGCATGGCCAAACTTAGGGAGAGGCTAAAACAGAGGCAACAGCTATTTGAGTCTCAACAAGGATGGTTCGAGGGATGGTTCGCTAAATCCCCCTGGTTGACTACCCTTATATCCACGCTCATGGGACCTCTGGTTATTCTATTTTTGATCCTCATATTTGGTCCCTGCATTCTGAACAAACTGACTCAATTCATCAGAGAACGACTATCTGTTGTACAGGCCTTAGTCTTAACTCAACAATATCATCAGCTAAAGCAAATAGATCCAGAGTATCTAGAGACCTCTGAATGA
- the LOC113837528 gene encoding bromodomain-containing protein 4-like codes for MTGHFPSLFGEGPRLEGFAIFTGDEEGGPPSSTLSQFLLSTLCRNRAAKVCSVLFGLCLVAVICALLSLETMGQTVTTPLSLTLSHWKDVQEYAHNQSVNVRKRKWITLCSSEWPTFDVGWPRDGTFNPQTIFQIKEKIMDPGPHGHPDQVAYIVTWEALVQDPPPWVRPFLHPKGPSLLPPSNRSNRPIPSAPTPPTPLIPPNPPSHSNLYPTVVKDTKAKEKKTPKVLPPGEDQLVDLLTEEPPPYPPLPPPPEAEADSAAALAEAAPDPSPMAYRLRGRREQPVPDSTTLPLRTGLNGQPQYWPFSASDLYNWKNNNPSFSADPVRLTSLIESVLTTHQPTWDDCQQLLQVLLTSEEKQRVLLEARKNVPGVNGQPTQLPNEIDAACPLERPEWDFTTEAGRTHLRLYRQLLVAGLRGAGRRPTNLAQVKQIIQGAEESPAAFLERLKEAYRMYTPYNPEDPGQATNVSMSFIWQSAPDIRNKLQRLENLQGYTLQDLLKEAERIFNKRETQTEREERWRKETQEREERLRQEAEEKEVARDRKRNKEMSRLLATVVTGQRQNRQRDDRRGPHLDRDQCAYCKEKGHWARECPKNPRAKLPPPRVSDLLNLED; via the coding sequence ATGACTGGACATTTTCCCAGTCTCTTTGGAGAAGGCCCTCGGCTTGAGGGATTTGCAATCTTTACTGGGGACGAGGAAGGAGGGCCCCCTTCCTCGACTCTCTCTCAATTCCTTCTGTCGACTCTCTGTCGAAACCGCGCTGCGAAAGTCTGTTCTGTGTTATTCGGTCTTTGTCTTGTAGCTGTCATTTGTGCCCTCCTAAGCCTAGAAACTATGGGGCAAACTGTCACCACTCCTTTGTCCCTAACACTCTCCCACTGGAAAGATGTACAGGAATATGCTCATAACCAATCTGTTAATGTGCGTAAACGCAAATGGATTACTCTTTGTTCTTCAGAATGGCCGACCTTTGACGTAGGCTGGCCGCGAGATGGTACCTTTAACCCCCAGACTATATTCCAGATAAAAGAGAAGATTATGGATCCTGGACCACACGGGCATCCCGATCAAGTGGCTTATATCGTCACTTGGGAGGCTTTGGTTCAGGACCCCCCTCCCTGGGTACGTCCTTTCTTACATCCCAAgggcccctctctccttcccccctctaaCCGCTCCAACCGACCCATTCCTTCGGCCCCTACACCTCCCACTCCTTTGATTCCTCCCAACCCCCCTTCCCATTCCAACCTTTACCCTACCGTGGTGAAAGACACTAAGGCTAAAGAAAAGAAGACACCTAAGGTACTCCCTCCGGGAGAAGACCAGTTGGTTGATCTATTAACGGAGGAGCCCCCGCCATATCCGCCACTGCCGCCCCCACCAGAGGCAGAAGCGGACTCCGCCGCTGCCTTGGCGGAAGCGGCCCCTGACCCTTCACCAATGGCTTATCGACTAAGAGGTCGTAGGGAGCAGCCCGTTCCAGATTCAACCACTCTGCCCCTCCGAACTGGGCTGAACGGCCAACCTCAGTATTGGCCATTCTCAGCATCGGACCTCTATaactggaaaaataataatccttcTTTTTCTGCAGACCCCGTGAGGCTGACATCTCTCATAGAGTCGGTACTCACGACTCACCAACCCACCTGGGATGATTGTCAGCAGCTTTTGCAGGTCCTTTTAACCTCGGAAGAGAAACAGCGCGTGCTACTAGAAGCACGAAAAAATGTCCCAGGAGTAAACGGGCAGCCCACCCAGCTACCCAATGAAATTGATGCGGCTTGCCCTCTTGAAAGACCTGAATGGGATTTTACCACCGAAGCAGGTAGGACCCACCTGCGTCTCTATCGCCAGTTGCTGGTAGCGGGACTCCGGGGGGCAGGACGCAGACCCACTAATTTGGCCCAGGTGAAGCAGATAATACAGGGTGCGGAGGAATCACCTGCCGCTTTTCTAGAGAGATTGAAAGAAGCGTACAGGATGTATACTCCCTATAATCCGGAAGATCCAGGTCAGGCCACCAACGTTTCTATGTCCTTTATTTGGCAATCAGCCCCGGACATAAGAAACAAGCTTCAAAGGCTAGAAAATCTACAGGGATATACACTCCAAGATTTGTTGAAGGAAGCAGAACGTATTTTTAATAAGagggaaacacagacagaaagagaagaacgttggaggaaggaaactcaggagagagaggaaagactaAGACAGGAAGCTGAGGAAAAAGAGGTTGCGAGAGACCGTAAGCGGAATAAAGAAATGAGCAGGTTATTGGCCACAGTAGTGACAGgccagagacagaatagacagagggATGACAGAAGGGGGCCCCACCTGGACAGGGACCAATGTGCTTACTGTAAAGAAAAAGGACATTGGGCAAGAGAATGCCCTAAGAACCCCCGGGCCAAGCTTCCACCGCCAAGGGTTTCTGACCTCCTGAACCTAGAAGATTAG